The proteins below come from a single Corynebacterium cystitidis genomic window:
- a CDS encoding LysR family transcriptional regulator substrate-binding protein gives MIRLAFVTGTEPGKWFRRYAQHTTHGLTTTDADDAMGELLAGKADLALTRLPDARVSDEFHIVSLYDEEPGVAVSKNSVYAEVGEAVHMDDLAEEHVNEYHSLDELRMALQVVSANVGVAFAPRPVLKVLSKKQVVPLGVRNWPGSPTSIALVWRKNDDSDAIQDFVGIAKGRTANSSRVAAPKRNAKEKRQAKQARRQANSPRRGTGGKPHNRGGKKRR, from the coding sequence ATGATTCGCCTCGCTTTCGTCACCGGAACTGAACCCGGTAAGTGGTTTCGTCGTTACGCACAGCACACCACGCATGGCCTGACCACGACTGACGCAGACGATGCCATGGGCGAGCTGCTCGCCGGGAAAGCGGACCTCGCACTCACCCGGCTGCCAGACGCACGCGTTAGTGATGAGTTCCACATCGTTTCGCTTTACGACGAAGAACCCGGCGTGGCCGTTTCAAAAAACTCCGTGTACGCCGAGGTTGGGGAAGCGGTGCACATGGATGATCTTGCAGAAGAGCACGTCAACGAATACCACTCTTTAGACGAATTGCGCATGGCCCTGCAGGTTGTCTCAGCTAACGTGGGGGTCGCTTTCGCACCACGTCCTGTGCTGAAGGTGCTGTCGAAAAAACAGGTCGTCCCACTGGGGGTGCGCAACTGGCCTGGTTCCCCAACGTCGATCGCTTTAGTGTGGCGCAAAAACGACGACTCGGATGCAATCCAAGACTTTGTTGGGATTGCGAAAGGCCGCACCGCTAATTCATCGCGAGTGGCAGCACCAAAGCGTAACGCGAAAGAAAAACGGCAGGCCAAGCAAGCTCGTCGGCAAGCGAATTCTCCGCGACGCGGAACCGGAGGCAAACCCCACAATAGGGGTGGCAAAAAACGCCGTTAA
- a CDS encoding DUF5997 family protein → MSEELNFQAEPSGTAMKPATAAKKLGIYLPAAPQDFQDGAVTHAQLRQLQTNPPQWLVELRLHGPHPRPEVARKLGISITALKKNGMDKPLTTEEIKGLLADQPEWLREARTQLAESRQQNTPDA, encoded by the coding sequence ATGAGCGAAGAATTGAATTTCCAGGCCGAACCATCTGGTACCGCAATGAAGCCGGCGACGGCAGCAAAAAAGCTCGGCATTTATTTGCCAGCTGCACCACAAGATTTCCAGGATGGAGCAGTAACCCACGCCCAGCTGCGCCAGCTCCAGACCAATCCCCCGCAGTGGCTCGTAGAGTTACGCCTCCATGGCCCGCACCCGCGCCCGGAGGTTGCACGCAAGCTGGGTATCAGCATCACGGCATTGAAGAAAAACGGCATGGATAAGCCCTTGACCACCGAGGAGATCAAGGGCTTGCTGGCTGATCAACCGGAATGGCTGCGCGAAGCCCGCACTCAACTGGCTGAGTCCCGCCAGCAGAAC